In Centropristis striata isolate RG_2023a ecotype Rhode Island chromosome 8, C.striata_1.0, whole genome shotgun sequence, the genomic window aaaacatatcataTTGAAGCAGCCCCTCCTTTGATTTTCTTTATTACGCCAGCCGTGTCttaataaaatctaattatttCCGCTCACAGGACGCTTTCTGGTGAGAAATTGGCAGAGGGATGTGAGCTGATGTATGGGGAGACAGTCGCCTAATTAGAGCGTTAGAAATTGAATCTTTACAGCACACGGGTCATATAATTATCCTACTGTTAATTTAACGCTTACATTCtctgctgttcatttttattccctTAAATGTAGTTTGGCAGCGGCCCTCGGTGCTCAGcactgtgtttttactgtatgagaggagacagcatgGCCCCTAACATTGGCCCCTCTGAGTGATTGAATAACTGAGGACCCTGCAGTCCAAATAACAAGGCTCGCATCATTTATGCATTGTTAAGCCATGTAATTGAAACGAGCCATAGTTTGCATATTACACCATTAAAATAATGTGCTTTGCGTTTCTCCCAACACGACTATTTAAGCCTGTGTGGCGATGTGGTAATTCCTTGAATTACAGCCTAATTACCACAATGTTCTTTTGATTTGGCCGATTTCAATGTTACGCCACAATAATGTTCAATATTACCAGAATGAATTACTGAGCCGTGCCTGGAAACTTTTCCTCGTACGACTTAAATCCTGGCAGCTTCATGTGCTATCAGTGCAGCTGGATTCACATCCATAAAGGATTATTAGCCTATGAAATGAGATCCATTAAAGGCCCAATCAGTAATACTTAATTGGAGCGCTTGAGTTATACATGGAATATGAGCATTGTGTTTCTCTGCTGATCATCATAGGCCTGGTTTATATCACtgtttacacattttattcatgtaaaCAGAAAACATTACAGACTTATAATAACTGCTCAAATAGACTTGTCTGTAAATTAACAATTTCCCatctcaaataaaaaatgttgacaCATTTTGGTTGCACATGGTGCCTTTAAAGTGTGAGTTATATACAATTTATTTCAAGATGATTGTATTTTAATCAAATTTGTTATCAGCATCATATATTTAGAATGTCTATTTTAAAGCAgcatcaaaacaaaagaaatgttgAACAATTTAAATCAGTGTACATGATCTAGGTCACATAAAGCAGGGAGTAGAGAACATTGTGTAATTAGCACTTGGCCTTTGTTACGTGGCCCTGTATTGTTCACAGACCTCAGTCTATACACATGACATGTGTCCTTGTGTGAactttttgaataaattaaCATTGCCAACAGTGATTTGTGAGTGTGCATATTCACCATGtggactttttctgtttttactgcacagtttgaataatttttagtgaaaatatttctttgataattgctttttttattgCCTTTTAATTTTACTGCTAGGTccaagttattaaataaaatgtttaattacagtTTGAGTCATTTGCATAGTTTAGAAGTTATAAATTGTGGATATTGAAGAACTGTCTCCATTGATTTATTGGTTTAATTTGTGGCCAGTATGTATTACTTTATTTCTTGGTGGATTGAATTGTTATAGGCCACAGAACGTCCAAAAGTgctttttaattgcatttatatAGTAGGAATTATTAATGCCTTCTAGGATTGAAAATTAGAGTGCTGCTTCAGAAGTTAGCATACAAACATACTTCTGCCAAGCAATATTTTTgaagttttgtttgtatttttctccACAGATTGCTTTATCTCACTGCAGCTTTGAGGACAGACATAATCTCTCTCATCTTTTTCACTTCTTCTCGTCCTTTCTCCCTCTCAGGGCCCTGTGCTCTTTACCCCTCCCTCCTTTATCCCTTCCAAGGCTTTGTCCCCACACCAGAGAGCCTCTCTAAATAGAGGCCTTTAGATAGTCCAGGAACAGGAGGGGGGGCAGCAGCGACGCGACTGCTGTTGTTTCATTTACCTCTCTCTATGGCAACCAGCAGCGGTCGGCCAGGAATGTCCCCTCTCTGGACAAAGTCCTGGTCCCTGAAGCTGACACCGGGGGGACGACAGCTGGGACGGGATGGAAAGCTGCCCTCCCCTGCCCTGGACTGGAGGCCTGAGTCTGGACTTAATCCTCCTCTTCACTGGTGTCTATCCTCACTTTACTGGATGATGAGCAGCAGAGAAGCTTTTCACACACTATTAACTCTAAAATAGTTGTGTTTAAGACCTGAAAATAATTTAGAAATCTCTTTTGGGGATGTAAAGAATCCTAAAAGGCTGCAGCATGCTCTAATGATCCCACATAGATCCTTTACACAGCTGTAAACAACCATTTAGGAGCACATGAAATACTTCAGTGTTACTGAGACATTTTGGGAATCATATAAATGAAGTATTTCagtgttcaaaaaaatattttaagtcaTAGAACCTCAGCTTTAATCCAGGGACCCTGCTTTTTTTCTGAGTAGCCACTCACTCCCAGTGAAGCCTTGTTAATTCACTTTACAGCCTGCCAGGACACAGAAGTGGATTTGTTTACTTTATGGGCTGTTAAAAGTTTTCAAATCAAGACAAGTGAAATATGTCTACATTTACAAGAGTTCATTAACAAAAATGTACTAACTTACACTTTTATAAACACTGACGAATGTCAGTAAAATTTCAGGATTCTGTCATTAATAACTGACAACATAATGGACTTCCATAGagggtgttttcttttttaaataacacacattttaatttaacttttacttGAATGTTAGTACAAATGAGAAAGGACTATGTTAACAAATGAGGTCCAGAACTGTCCATTCACTcacaatttaattcaatttattcACGTTTTATTACAAgggaaacatgttttaataaaattgatttgattgaaacGTGCCTGATGTtgtattcattatatatatttagaaagaaaaaaaacagttgtattatttttgtatttatcctACAACGCACCATGCCTCCCATCTCAAAAACACAGTGAACTTTATAGGTGTTTTATCTGCCATCAAGTCAGCATGCCTGCTGTTTAAATAGCAGTTTGAATAAATTAGATTTAGTTCATTTGCTTCACAAGTACATGAGTGTAAAAATGATGTTATCTTAAAACTAATAGTTAATTATACGACTATATGAAGATTCTCAATACTCAGTAtatcctttcacacacacacactctcacaacGTTGCACAAATAACAGACATATTAATATGCATACAGCCAGAACGTCGTTGCAGAAATGTTGCAGCACTCCTAAAAATATTAAACTGCATTTTTCTCTTAGATAGGCCTCATCTATGAATATGCAGATCATATACAGCAACCATGCATGCTATTTGCTGCAATGAAAAGCTTTACGTTGCCTCATCAAATTAGGATTTTACGCACACGTTTCGATAACAGTATTTAAAATCATGAATGTGCGCAGGAGTACAgtccaaaatgaaaaacaaaatctaaAGTCTACTTGAATAAACAGAAGTATCTCCTACACAACAGAGCTTGTGTATTAATCTTCCCACTGTGGGAAACCCTGTCCTGCTGGATCTAGACTACCCTCAGCCTGAGTCTTGATACAACATGATTATCAAAGTAAATCAACTGTATCTTACAGTTGCACTGCTGATCCCGGTGCTCCGTCTCCCCATGCTGCACTCCGGCTCTCCGCTTCCACGGGAGCCTCAACTCGCACCTCTCCAACAAAGAGAGTAGTGTTTGTTGAGACTTCCCCGCAGCCAATCGCTGCGCCGTTGCCCGTGGTAACCACGTCCATCATCCCTTGACGGCCAATGAGCGACGGGGGCGTGGCGGAGTCCAGGTGCGCCTCGGCGTCCACTTGGCAGAGCGCCTGAGAGCCGCCTGTGGGCAGGAGAGGATCTGTCAAATGCGAGGTTCCTTTAATAAGAGCGACCAGTCCGGCTCCGAGAGTCATGGCGACCGCAGCGTCTAACCACTACAACATCCTCACCTCCAGCGCATCCATCGTGCACTCGGAGCCCGGCAGCATGCAGCAAGCCACGGCGTACCGGGACGCGCAGAGCCTGTTGCAGAGCGACTACCCGCTGCAGAGCAACAGCCACACGCTCAGCCACGCACACCAGTGGATCACGGCGCTGTCCCACGGAGAGGGAGCCCCGTGGTCCTCCAGCCCGCTCGGCGCGGAGCAGGACATCAAACCCGCGGTGCAGGGCGCCCGGGACGAGATGCACAACTCCAGCAGCAACCTGCAGCACCAGTCACGGCCGCCCCACCTGGTGCACCAGACGCACGGGAACCACCACGACGGCCGGGCGTGGAGAACAACCACCGCGGCGCACATACCGAGCATGGCCACGACGAACGGCCAAAGCCTTATTTACTCCCAGCCGGGCTTCGGCGTCAACGGGCTGATCCCGGGCAGCGGGCAGGGGATGCACCACCACAACCTAAGAGACAGTCATGACGACCACCACAGCCCGCACCTCAGCGACCACGGTCACCCTCCGTCCCAGCATCAGCACCAGCACCGGCCGCAGAGCCACCACGACCACTCGGACGAGGATACGCCGACCTCGGACGACCTGGAGCAGTTCGCCAAGCAGTTCAAACAGCGGAGGATCAAGCTGGGCTTCACGCAGGCGGACGTGGGACTCGCCCTGGGGACCCTGTACGGAAATGTGTTTTCCCAAACCACCATATGCAGGTTTGAGGCCCTGCAGCTCAGCTTCAAAAACATGTGCAAGCTGAAGCCTCTGTTGAACAAGTGGTTGGAGGAGGCGGACTCCACCTCGGGCAGCCCGACCA contains:
- the pou3f2b gene encoding POU domain, class 3, transcription factor 2, with amino-acid sequence MATAASNHYNILTSSASIVHSEPGSMQQATAYRDAQSLLQSDYPLQSNSHTLSHAHQWITALSHGEGAPWSSSPLGAEQDIKPAVQGARDEMHNSSSNLQHQSRPPHLVHQTHGNHHDGRAWRTTTAAHIPSMATTNGQSLIYSQPGFGVNGLIPGSGQGMHHHNLRDSHDDHHSPHLSDHGHPPSQHQHQHRPQSHHDHSDEDTPTSDDLEQFAKQFKQRRIKLGFTQADVGLALGTLYGNVFSQTTICRFEALQLSFKNMCKLKPLLNKWLEEADSTSGSPTSLDKIAAQGRKRKKRTSIEVSVKGALESHFLKCPKPAASEIIGLADSLHLEKEVVRVWFCNRRQKEKRMTPPGGALPGSEDVYGDTPPHHGVQTPVQ